One genomic window of Candidatus Kuenenia stuttgartiensis includes the following:
- a CDS encoding sigma-54 interaction domain-containing protein, with protein sequence MNLEFFQSIAISVSNERSLDVVFRNIVNGLAEDSNVVLARIWLIAPGDICHTCYWRKGCPDQTKCLHLVASNGRSLYSEKWPTSIKGRYKRFPLYTYSRKNVSASGKIGYIGGTGNAVLRNDIYENPDWLLDTEWAQREKIASFDGQPLVFRNETLGVLALFSRKELDQALLIMLRTFASNAAAAIANARAFEEIEQLHQQLELENEYLRDEIKEAYSFADIVGQGSSLQKTLQQIELVAPTNATVLIKGETGTGKELIALAIHQRSKRKNNPLIKVNCASIPKELFESEFFGHIKGAFTGAIKDRVGRFQLADGGTIFLDEVGEIPIELQGKLLRVLQEGEYEIIGEGKTRRVDVRVIAATNRNLEKEMESKQFRQDLYFRLSVFPLEIDPLRKRKEDIPLLARHFLKQNCRSIGFKELFLKKEQILQLQSYDWPGNIRELQNVIERAVILSRGGELKLDLPEVYIIKKPPNLPQRIKSSGEPGEVMTSDELKSLEKENILAALIKTNWKISGAGGAAELLGMKSTTLSSKIKAFGIQR encoded by the coding sequence ATGAATTTGGAATTCTTCCAATCTATCGCTATTTCCGTATCAAACGAACGTTCATTGGATGTGGTTTTTCGTAATATTGTAAATGGGCTTGCTGAAGACTCTAATGTTGTGCTTGCCAGGATTTGGCTCATTGCCCCTGGTGACATATGTCATACATGTTATTGGCGGAAGGGGTGTCCGGATCAAACTAAATGTTTGCATCTGGTTGCAAGCAATGGAAGATCACTCTATAGTGAAAAATGGCCAACGTCTATTAAAGGACGTTATAAACGATTTCCCCTTTACACGTATTCCCGGAAAAATGTTAGCGCCTCAGGGAAAATAGGCTATATAGGTGGAACCGGAAATGCTGTTTTACGCAATGATATCTATGAAAATCCGGATTGGTTATTGGACACTGAATGGGCGCAAAGAGAAAAAATAGCAAGTTTTGATGGGCAGCCGTTGGTGTTTCGAAATGAAACACTTGGTGTGCTTGCGCTTTTCAGCAGAAAAGAGTTGGATCAGGCATTGTTGATCATGCTCAGGACTTTTGCTTCGAACGCTGCCGCTGCCATCGCCAATGCAAGAGCATTTGAAGAAATAGAACAATTACATCAACAGTTGGAACTGGAAAATGAGTATCTCAGAGATGAAATCAAAGAAGCATATTCATTTGCGGATATTGTTGGCCAAGGTTCATCCTTACAAAAAACACTCCAACAAATAGAACTTGTGGCGCCAACTAACGCAACGGTTCTCATAAAAGGTGAAACCGGTACCGGAAAAGAACTTATTGCCCTGGCGATTCATCAACGTAGCAAACGAAAAAATAACCCGCTTATTAAAGTTAATTGTGCTTCAATCCCGAAGGAACTTTTTGAAAGTGAGTTTTTTGGACATATAAAAGGCGCTTTTACCGGGGCAATTAAGGACAGGGTTGGTCGTTTTCAACTTGCTGACGGAGGAACTATTTTCCTTGATGAAGTGGGAGAAATACCAATAGAGTTACAAGGCAAATTGCTTCGGGTGCTTCAGGAAGGGGAATATGAGATTATCGGAGAGGGAAAGACTCGTCGTGTTGATGTAAGGGTTATCGCCGCAACCAACAGAAATCTGGAAAAGGAGATGGAATCAAAACAGTTTCGGCAGGATCTTTATTTTCGTTTAAGCGTCTTTCCTCTTGAAATAGACCCTCTTCGTAAGAGAAAAGAAGATATACCTCTCCTGGCAAGACATTTTTTGAAGCAAAACTGCCGGAGTATTGGATTTAAAGAATTATTTCTGAAGAAAGAGCAGATTCTGCAACTTCAGAGTTATGATTGGCCAGGGAATATACGCGAACTGCAAAATGTTATTGAACGTGCAGTTATTTTATCAAGGGGTGGGGAGTTAAAATTAGATTTGCCGGAAGTATATATTATTAAAAAACCACCAAACCTCCCACAGCGTATTAAATCTTCCGGAGAACCCGGTGAGGTAATGACATCCGATGAATTGAAGTCTTTGGAAAAGGAAAATATTCTTGCCGCACTTATTAAAACAAATTGGAAAATTTCCGGGGCTGGAGGTGCGGCGGAACTTCTCGGAATGAAATCTACAACCCTATCATCTAAAATTAAAGCATTTGGGATTCAGAGGTGA
- a CDS encoding transposase codes for MTNHIHILVTPEQEESLARGIGGTNLVYTQYINRKYKRSGRLWQSRFYSTIIEKMPYLWTVIRYIERNPVKDGLVKKAEPTCL; via the coding sequence ATGACAAACCACATCCATATACTTGTGACGCCTGAACAAGAAGAATCCCTTGCCAGAGGGATAGGCGGGACAAATCTGGTATACACACAATACATAAACCGCAAATATAAAAGAAGCGGCAGGCTATGGCAGAGTCGCTTTTATTCCACGATAATAGAAAAAATGCCATACTTATGGACGGTGATAAGATACATAGAACGAAATCCAGTAAAAGACGGGCTTGTAAAAAAGGCAGAGCCTACCTGCTTATAG
- a CDS encoding hydrazine dehydrogenase: MRKFLKVTLASALIGCGVIGTVSSLMVKEAKAVEIITHWVPHEVYGMPGEPDNSGKVFFSGLKAKYMGYPKDAQRSPYPGKYSKFWKTLPAYRYYIPDYMYNRDEVRPSNPIKGTFKLEQCVACHSVMTPGIVRDYNKSAHSKAEPAPTGCDTCHGNNHQKLTMPSSKACGTAECHETQYNEQGQGGIGSHASCSSFAQVECAWSIERPPGDTAGCTFCHTSPEERCSTCHQRHQFDPAVARRSEQCKTCHWGKDHRDWEAYDIGLHGTVYQVNKWDTEQFDFSKKLSDADYVGPTCQYCHMRGGHHNVQRASIVYTSMGMSMADRGAPLWKEKRDRWVSICDDCHSPRFARENLQAMDESVKDASLKYRETFKVAEDLLIDGVLDPMPKDLCPDWSGQHIWSLKIGAYHDGEAYGGKTGESGEFRMSNVTDVERLCFESVGYFQTYIYKGMAHGSWNDATYSDGSFGMDRWLVNVKQNASRARRLAALEKKVGISWQPEQFWKTGEWLDQLTGPYIVKNHPGKTIFDLCPDPGWLDTHHAPAEEVEYIERKLKELGMEAGTHDVKQDSESKSVREH; encoded by the coding sequence ATGCGTAAATTTTTGAAAGTTACATTGGCATCAGCGTTGATTGGTTGTGGCGTTATAGGTACTGTTTCAAGCCTTATGGTGAAAGAAGCCAAGGCTGTAGAAATTATCACTCACTGGGTACCACACGAAGTTTATGGTATGCCTGGGGAGCCTGATAATAGTGGTAAGGTATTTTTCTCTGGTTTGAAAGCAAAATATATGGGTTACCCAAAAGATGCACAGAGGTCACCATACCCGGGAAAATACAGCAAGTTTTGGAAGACATTGCCTGCGTACCGTTATTACATCCCGGATTATATGTACAACAGGGATGAGGTAAGGCCTTCAAACCCGATTAAGGGCACATTTAAGCTGGAGCAGTGTGTTGCTTGTCACTCAGTTATGACTCCCGGCATTGTAAGGGATTATAATAAGAGTGCTCATTCAAAGGCAGAGCCGGCACCAACTGGTTGTGATACCTGCCACGGCAACAACCATCAGAAGTTAACTATGCCTTCATCAAAGGCTTGCGGGACAGCGGAATGTCACGAAACGCAGTACAATGAGCAAGGGCAGGGAGGAATTGGTTCCCACGCATCTTGTTCCAGTTTCGCTCAGGTTGAGTGTGCATGGTCAATTGAAAGGCCACCCGGAGATACAGCGGGTTGTACTTTCTGCCATACCAGCCCTGAAGAAAGGTGCAGCACTTGCCACCAGAGGCATCAGTTTGATCCGGCAGTTGCAAGACGCTCCGAGCAATGCAAGACCTGTCACTGGGGTAAAGATCACAGGGATTGGGAAGCTTATGATATAGGTCTTCATGGTACGGTATATCAGGTTAACAAGTGGGATACGGAACAGTTTGACTTCTCAAAGAAGCTTTCTGATGCTGATTACGTTGGTCCTACCTGCCAGTACTGTCATATGAGGGGCGGGCATCATAACGTGCAGAGAGCAAGTATCGTATATACCAGTATGGGTATGTCGATGGCTGATCGTGGTGCACCACTCTGGAAGGAAAAGAGAGACCGTTGGGTATCTATCTGTGACGACTGTCATTCACCAAGATTCGCCCGCGAGAATTTGCAGGCGATGGACGAGTCTGTTAAAGACGCTAGTTTGAAGTATCGTGAAACATTCAAGGTAGCGGAAGATCTTCTTATTGACGGTGTACTAGACCCCATGCCAAAGGATCTTTGTCCTGATTGGTCAGGTCAGCACATCTGGAGTTTGAAGATTGGCGCGTACCATGATGGAGAAGCTTACGGTGGTAAGACTGGCGAATCCGGAGAGTTTAGAATGTCAAACGTTACTGATGTGGAGAGGCTTTGTTTTGAAAGTGTTGGTTACTTCCAGACATACATTTACAAGGGCATGGCGCACGGCTCCTGGAATGATGCTACCTACTCAGACGGTTCATTCGGTATGGATCGTTGGTTGGTCAACGTAAAGCAGAATGCTTCACGTGCAAGAAGGCTTGCTGCTTTGGAAAAGAAGGTTGGTATTTCATGGCAGCCTGAGCAGTTCTGGAAAACAGGCGAATGGCTGGATCAGTTGACCGGGCCATATATCGTAAAGAATCACCCTGGCAAGACGATCTTCGATCTTTGTCCAGATCCAGGCTGGTTAGACACACATCATGCACCTGCTGAAGAGGTTGAGTACATTGAGAGAAAACTCAAGGAACTCGGCATGGAAGCTGGTACTCATGATGTTAAACAGGATTCTGAATCAAAGTCTGTGAGAGAACATTGA